Proteins from a single region of Stigmatella erecta:
- a CDS encoding MBL fold metallo-hydrolase — protein sequence MEIRFFGVRGSISVSGSRIGGNTACVEVTSQGHRLIFDAGTGIRTLGEQLMRESAPQKAALFFSHLHWDHVQGFPFFTPAYLGTTELRLFGPGANGAQALRSVLTQQMEPPNFPVPMAIMRSRMTFDSALHGRPVEVGPFRVTPVDVPHPQGCLAYRVEADGHTFVYATDVELSRDSLTPAVGRYLEGADALVLDAQYTPSEYAGTGGIPKKGWGHSTMVDAAQVAQAVGARRLMLFHHDPAHNDDVLENMAEEARSHFAASEPAQEGKRIVLGSTVTA from the coding sequence ATGGAAATCCGGTTCTTCGGCGTTCGGGGCAGCATCTCGGTCTCTGGCTCGCGCATCGGCGGCAACACCGCCTGCGTGGAGGTGACCAGCCAGGGCCACCGCCTCATCTTCGACGCGGGGACGGGCATCCGCACGCTGGGCGAGCAACTGATGCGGGAGAGCGCCCCCCAGAAGGCGGCCCTCTTCTTCTCGCACCTGCACTGGGATCACGTGCAGGGCTTCCCCTTCTTCACCCCCGCCTACCTGGGCACCACCGAGCTTCGCCTCTTCGGGCCCGGCGCCAACGGGGCCCAGGCCCTGCGCAGCGTGCTGACCCAGCAGATGGAGCCGCCGAACTTCCCCGTGCCCATGGCCATCATGCGCTCGCGAATGACGTTCGATTCGGCCCTGCATGGCCGCCCCGTGGAAGTGGGCCCGTTCCGCGTCACCCCCGTGGACGTGCCTCATCCCCAGGGTTGCCTGGCGTACCGCGTCGAGGCCGATGGCCACACCTTCGTCTACGCCACGGACGTGGAGCTGTCGCGTGACAGCCTCACCCCGGCGGTGGGCCGCTACCTGGAGGGCGCGGATGCGCTCGTCCTCGACGCGCAATACACCCCCAGCGAGTACGCGGGCACGGGAGGCATTCCCAAGAAGGGCTGGGGACACTCCACCATGGTGGATGCCGCGCAGGTGGCCCAGGCGGTGGGCGCGCGGCGGCTGATGCTGTTTCACCATGATCCGGCGCACAACGACGACGTGCTGGAGAACATGGCCGAGGAAGCGCGCTCCCACTTCGCCGCCAGCGAGCCCGCCCAGGAGGGAAAGCGCATTGTCCTGGGCTCCACCGTGACGGCGTGA
- a CDS encoding putative metal-binding motif-containing protein, with protein MRLFLFGLWFVTLAACKSEDRREGAIRVDLSYATFRPGCLTLTASDKADPSRSTEQVLSVLESADGRVPRSQDLTVAVYRQDDWSHELTITAEASEADCKVEDRRSVAIESVDVRVPEEGIEVVRLDLRATDLDDDGFVVPVDGRGTDCDDANPAVKPGAVDLACTTAQECAGTFSCTAQGVATTCMSTQPFTTWYTDVDGDGRAGTSVGDDCKPPVEGAVTVLDDCDDNSPFAFTDAVERCDRVDNNCNKQVDETGCGSMSWSTVPLPGDPETRWRAVTAYAEGHVWVVGDNGRVIHVAGSSGATEYTNCAGNWISAWARPSDGRVFLGSTGGVFGSHKAADSDCGGTPSGSMARLNGLVGFEDATGTVLFAVNSEGRIYRWVYTKAPTEVFTAGFSLRAIHGTKISNMLAVGSHDGSPKVFGVDADGNWIPETLPTGLPADTTLRSVHVVHDGLAFAAGDNGVVLQRSRDGWTRLPGLGNTPPDIQGLTAYGPTTVYVAATDSTLKWYNGKDWASDVSGSWTPTAIGGVGPHEIWAVGDKNTLLRWRP; from the coding sequence ATGCGTTTATTCCTGTTCGGCTTGTGGTTTGTGACCCTCGCGGCGTGCAAGAGCGAAGACCGCCGTGAGGGGGCTATCCGTGTGGACCTCTCCTACGCGACGTTCCGCCCGGGCTGCCTCACCCTGACGGCGAGCGACAAGGCGGACCCCTCCCGGTCCACGGAGCAGGTGCTCAGCGTCCTAGAGTCTGCGGACGGCAGAGTGCCGCGCAGCCAGGATCTGACGGTTGCCGTCTACCGGCAGGACGACTGGAGCCATGAGCTCACCATCACTGCCGAAGCCTCCGAGGCTGACTGTAAGGTGGAGGACAGAAGGAGCGTGGCCATCGAGAGTGTGGACGTCCGCGTGCCCGAGGAGGGCATCGAGGTGGTGCGGCTGGACCTGCGGGCCACCGACCTGGACGACGACGGCTTCGTGGTCCCAGTCGATGGGCGGGGAACGGACTGCGACGATGCAAACCCCGCAGTAAAGCCAGGGGCGGTGGATCTCGCCTGCACCACGGCGCAGGAGTGCGCGGGCACCTTCTCATGCACGGCGCAAGGCGTCGCGACTACGTGCATGAGCACTCAGCCGTTCACCACTTGGTACACGGACGTGGACGGAGATGGACGCGCAGGCACCTCCGTGGGCGACGATTGCAAGCCGCCCGTGGAGGGAGCGGTCACCGTTTTGGATGATTGCGACGACAACTCCCCCTTCGCCTTCACAGACGCTGTGGAGCGCTGCGACCGGGTGGACAACAACTGCAATAAACAGGTGGACGAGACCGGATGTGGCTCGATGTCCTGGTCAACTGTTCCCCTGCCAGGGGATCCAGAGACACGCTGGCGTGCGGTAACTGCATATGCCGAAGGCCATGTGTGGGTTGTGGGCGATAATGGCAGAGTTATTCACGTGGCAGGCAGCAGCGGGGCAACGGAGTACACGAATTGCGCAGGCAACTGGATCTCGGCATGGGCCCGCCCCAGTGATGGGCGTGTGTTCCTCGGCTCCACGGGGGGCGTGTTCGGTTCACACAAGGCGGCAGACTCCGATTGTGGTGGTACCCCTTCGGGCTCAATGGCGCGGCTCAATGGTTTGGTGGGCTTCGAGGACGCGACAGGGACAGTGCTTTTTGCGGTGAATAGCGAAGGCCGCATCTACCGGTGGGTTTACACAAAGGCGCCCACAGAGGTCTTCACTGCTGGCTTCAGTCTCCGCGCCATTCATGGAACGAAGATCTCGAACATGCTGGCTGTGGGCTCGCATGACGGCAGCCCGAAAGTCTTTGGCGTGGACGCGGATGGCAACTGGATTCCGGAAACCTTGCCAACGGGATTGCCCGCTGACACCACGCTTCGCAGCGTTCATGTGGTTCATGATGGGCTGGCCTTTGCTGCGGGAGACAATGGCGTGGTGCTCCAGCGCTCGCGAGACGGATGGACCCGGTTGCCTGGGCTGGGAAACACGCCCCCGGACATTCAAGGGCTGACCGCTTATGGCCCCACCACCGTCTATGTGGCTGCTACCGACAGCACCTTGAAGTGGTACAACGGTAAGGACTGGGCTTCCGACGTTTCGGGCTCTTGGACTCCTACGGCCATCGGCGGTGTAGGGCCTCACGAAATCTGGGCCGTTGGAGACAAGAACACCCTCCTTCGTTGGCGGCCCTGA
- a CDS encoding TolC family protein — MVIARLLLASLSSWLLLAVPEAHAQAPEPAAAAEPLTLERAIQLAAERNEAPLAAQQRSEAAEARVARARAFFFPELSLSGTYTRRLRESVRQVGGETTVIQRYNALGASATARMTLFDARGFPLYRAARLEGDAARLDAREARRLVAFEAADAFLATLGAQQVYEAAVRRLDFARQSLQDAQARAQAGLASTNDVTRAELEAASAEVQLASSRGEAQTSRIELGYLLVAPPIEVPLVLPEGLLAEAARTPPARTSLAEGAVNRRLDILSAQLKVKAQEASAKEPLARLLPVLGVSGQYRFTNEQGLAGNSGDGALQVDLTWTLFDGGERYAERDERVALARAAALDATALTRRVDVDIQRAQVALDNAQASLKQSELAAQQARKNAEETGILYRQGLSTALTVADASLRLFEAEVAQVRTRYALGLALLDLRAAVGLDPFGKEP; from the coding sequence ATGGTTATCGCGCGTCTCCTCCTGGCATCCCTGAGTTCCTGGCTCCTGCTGGCCGTTCCGGAGGCCCACGCGCAGGCCCCGGAGCCCGCGGCAGCGGCCGAGCCCTTGACCCTGGAGCGGGCCATTCAGCTGGCAGCCGAGCGGAATGAGGCTCCCCTGGCTGCCCAGCAGCGCTCGGAGGCCGCCGAGGCCCGCGTGGCCCGCGCCCGGGCCTTCTTCTTTCCGGAGCTGAGTCTGAGCGGCACCTACACCCGCCGCCTCCGGGAGTCCGTCCGGCAAGTGGGGGGAGAGACCACGGTCATCCAGCGCTACAACGCCCTGGGCGCCTCGGCCACGGCCCGGATGACGCTCTTCGACGCGCGGGGCTTCCCCCTGTACCGCGCGGCCCGGCTGGAGGGAGATGCGGCCCGGCTGGATGCCCGGGAGGCCCGGCGGCTCGTGGCCTTCGAGGCCGCGGATGCCTTCCTGGCCACGCTGGGCGCCCAGCAGGTCTACGAGGCGGCGGTGCGCCGGCTGGACTTCGCGCGCCAGAGCCTGCAGGACGCGCAGGCGCGGGCCCAGGCGGGCCTGGCCAGCACCAATGACGTGACGCGCGCGGAGCTGGAGGCGGCCAGCGCCGAGGTGCAGCTCGCCTCCTCCCGGGGCGAGGCCCAGACGAGCCGCATCGAGCTGGGCTACCTGCTCGTGGCGCCCCCCATCGAAGTCCCCCTGGTGCTCCCCGAGGGGCTGCTGGCCGAGGCCGCAAGGACTCCACCGGCGCGGACCTCCCTGGCCGAGGGCGCCGTGAACCGCCGCCTGGACATCCTCTCCGCGCAGCTCAAGGTGAAGGCCCAGGAGGCCTCCGCGAAGGAGCCCCTGGCCCGGCTGCTGCCCGTCCTGGGCGTCTCCGGCCAGTACCGCTTCACGAACGAGCAGGGGCTCGCGGGCAACAGCGGGGACGGCGCCTTGCAGGTGGACCTCACGTGGACCCTCTTCGATGGGGGAGAGCGCTACGCCGAGCGGGACGAGCGGGTGGCCCTGGCCCGGGCCGCAGCCCTGGACGCCACCGCCCTCACGCGCCGGGTGGATGTCGACATCCAGCGCGCCCAGGTGGCGCTCGACAACGCCCAGGCCTCCTTGAAGCAGAGTGAGCTGGCCGCGCAGCAAGCGCGCAAGAACGCCGAAGAGACGGGGATTCTCTACCGGCAGGGGCTCTCCACCGCGTTGACGGTGGCGGATGCCTCGCTGCGCCTCTTCGAGGCGGAGGTGGCCCAGGTCCGCACCCGCTATGCCCTGGGGCTGGCGCTGTTGGATCTCCGGGCCGCCGTGGGACTCGACCCGTTCGGGAAGGAACCGTGA
- a CDS encoding efflux RND transporter periplasmic adaptor subunit: protein MRARARVALAALTLALGPGCGSKGEEAPGKAGGGGARGGGGRGAIQFPVEVAPVEARDVQYTVSAVGAVEAFERVQITARVAGVLDRVDFSEGQEVKKGQVLAEIETARYSLAVNQARAARDKAVATAEEAQAGAQRRATVNEQRPGLLPAEELESFQTRARAAVAEVGAAKAALDKAELDLRDAYVRAPMEGVLQTRTVQTGQYVQPGTVLATLLRREPLLLRFRVPEGEAGRLQPGMGARFTVRADGRTYDSKITYVAASADDQSRMVVVTAEVTGAESKALRPGAFASVSVPVDTARDAPVIPQAAVRPSERGFLAFVVEGDKARERVLELGLRTSDGLVEVRQGLRPGEQLVVRGAEALKEGVAVRVAPGRKPSVTAEPGIPAEAGGLNGGSGR from the coding sequence ATGCGAGCAAGAGCACGGGTGGCCCTGGCCGCCCTGACCTTGGCCCTGGGGCCCGGGTGCGGATCCAAGGGCGAGGAGGCGCCGGGCAAGGCCGGAGGCGGGGGCGCGCGGGGCGGGGGCGGCCGGGGGGCCATTCAGTTCCCCGTGGAAGTGGCGCCCGTGGAGGCGCGCGACGTGCAGTACACCGTCTCCGCGGTGGGGGCCGTGGAGGCCTTCGAGCGCGTGCAGATCACCGCCCGGGTGGCCGGGGTGCTGGACCGCGTGGACTTCTCCGAGGGGCAGGAGGTGAAGAAGGGCCAGGTGCTCGCGGAGATCGAAACCGCCCGCTACAGCCTCGCGGTGAACCAGGCCCGCGCCGCGCGGGACAAGGCCGTGGCCACCGCCGAGGAGGCCCAGGCGGGGGCCCAGCGCCGCGCCACCGTGAACGAGCAGCGCCCGGGCCTGCTGCCCGCCGAGGAGCTGGAGAGCTTCCAGACGCGCGCGCGCGCCGCGGTGGCCGAGGTCGGCGCGGCGAAGGCGGCGCTGGACAAGGCGGAGTTGGATCTTCGCGATGCCTACGTCCGGGCGCCCATGGAGGGGGTGCTCCAGACGCGCACCGTGCAGACGGGGCAGTACGTCCAGCCCGGCACGGTGCTGGCCACGCTGCTGCGCCGCGAGCCGCTGCTCCTGCGCTTCCGGGTTCCGGAGGGCGAGGCCGGGCGGCTCCAGCCCGGCATGGGGGCCCGCTTCACCGTGCGCGCGGATGGGCGGACCTATGACTCGAAGATCACCTACGTGGCGGCCTCGGCGGACGACCAGAGCCGGATGGTGGTGGTGACGGCGGAGGTGACGGGCGCGGAGTCCAAGGCCCTGCGGCCGGGGGCCTTCGCCTCCGTGTCGGTGCCCGTGGACACCGCCCGGGACGCACCCGTCATTCCCCAGGCGGCGGTGCGCCCCAGTGAGCGCGGCTTCCTGGCCTTCGTGGTGGAAGGGGACAAGGCGCGCGAGCGGGTGCTGGAGCTGGGCCTGCGCACCTCGGATGGGCTCGTGGAGGTGCGCCAGGGGCTCCGCCCGGGTGAGCAGCTGGTGGTGCGCGGCGCCGAGGCCCTGAAGGAGGGCGTGGCCGTGCGCGTGGCGCCAGGGCGCAAGCCCTCCGTCACGGCGGAACCCGGTATCCCCGCGGAGGCGGGGGGGCTCAACGGAGGCAGCGGGCGATGA
- a CDS encoding efflux RND transporter permease subunit — MNITEVCIRKPVLAWMLMAATIVFGLVAAQRIGISQFPDVDFPTINVSVTWEGASPEAVESDLIEPLEEAVMQVEGVKTITSTARQGSASITVELDLSRNVDLALQDVQTKVSQAQRRLPEDVDPPVTSKTNPEDQPIMWLGVAGPFSQQVVSDYARYRLREKLQTVPGVGEVTLGGSLERNVRIWVDSQKMDAQGLTVADVIAALQREHVELPAGRIETEGREVNVRVMGEALDLTALRNIVVRQQGGATVYLSDVALVEDGFEDTRRMSRVNGNPAQGLGIRKQRGANAVAVAQGVHAVLAELRKDLPEGMEIGVNFDSTKFIEESVHEIEFELLLACILTALVCWMFLGSLSSTLNVILAIPMSLLGTVAVIYFLGFTLNTFTLLGLALAVGIVVDDAIMVLENIYRHAEMGKERTRAAREGTAEITFAALAATLAVVAIFIPVVFMQGVIGRFFLQFGVTLCVAVLLSYVEAITLAPARCAQLLKTSREHRGRVGQWVDRGFAKLEGLYARVLDRVLARPLWVLGGAVVLLGASAFVFQALPSEFVPSQDQSRLTVRLQTAVGSSLDETDRLFQQAEAVVNRRPEVVRVFSTVGGMGGSGVNSGQLMLTLLPPDQRMSQAEFQQVLRKELNAIPGLRAVVQDLSQSGFTAQRGFPVEFSVRGSDWEQLVVASGQMRETLQASGKVVDVDTDYQLGMPELRLIPDRARAADMGISIESVASTINSLVGGVRVGKYSTGGRRIDVRLRLLADQRARPEDLGGLKVRAANGELVPLSALVQQEERPALQAITRRDRERAISIFANVAPSSNQEEALALVEQAAKQLPTGTRAVLGGASVAFRESMGSLLFALFLGIGVAYMVLASQFNSFLHPVTVLTILPLSVAGAAFALGLAGMTLNIFSMIGLLLLMGIVKKNSIILMDYALQQREEGADAREAMRRAGPVRLRPILMTSLATMMAAIPAALALGAGSETRAPMSIAVLGGLSVSTVLSLLVVPAFYVVADQLKSRLGRRTGQDEQPPHEPPVRPVQPSP, encoded by the coding sequence ATGAACATCACCGAGGTCTGTATCCGGAAGCCCGTCCTCGCCTGGATGCTGATGGCCGCCACCATCGTCTTCGGACTGGTGGCCGCGCAGCGCATCGGCATCAGCCAGTTCCCGGACGTGGACTTTCCCACCATCAACGTCTCGGTGACGTGGGAGGGCGCCTCGCCCGAGGCCGTGGAGAGCGATCTCATCGAGCCGCTGGAAGAGGCGGTGATGCAGGTGGAGGGCGTGAAGACGATTACCTCCACCGCGCGCCAGGGCAGCGCCTCCATCACGGTGGAGCTGGACCTGTCGCGCAACGTGGACCTGGCGCTCCAGGACGTGCAGACGAAGGTGAGCCAGGCCCAGCGCCGGCTGCCGGAGGACGTGGATCCGCCCGTCACCTCCAAGACGAACCCCGAGGACCAGCCCATCATGTGGCTGGGCGTGGCGGGCCCCTTCTCGCAGCAGGTGGTGAGCGACTACGCGCGCTACCGGCTGCGGGAGAAGCTCCAGACGGTGCCCGGCGTGGGCGAGGTGACGCTGGGCGGCTCGCTGGAGCGCAACGTGCGCATCTGGGTGGACTCCCAGAAGATGGATGCCCAGGGGCTCACCGTCGCCGACGTCATCGCCGCCCTGCAGCGTGAGCACGTGGAGCTGCCTGCGGGCCGCATCGAGACGGAGGGGCGCGAGGTCAACGTGCGCGTCATGGGCGAGGCGTTGGATTTGACGGCCCTGCGCAACATCGTCGTGCGCCAGCAGGGCGGGGCGACGGTGTACCTGTCGGACGTGGCGCTGGTGGAGGACGGCTTCGAGGACACGCGGCGCATGTCGCGCGTCAACGGCAACCCCGCCCAGGGCCTGGGCATCCGCAAGCAGCGCGGCGCCAACGCCGTCGCCGTGGCCCAGGGCGTTCACGCGGTGCTGGCGGAGCTGCGCAAGGACTTGCCCGAGGGGATGGAGATCGGCGTGAACTTCGACTCGACGAAGTTCATCGAGGAGAGCGTTCACGAGATCGAGTTCGAGCTGCTGCTGGCCTGCATCCTGACGGCGCTGGTGTGCTGGATGTTCCTGGGCTCGCTGTCGAGCACGCTCAACGTCATCCTGGCCATTCCCATGTCGCTGCTGGGCACCGTGGCGGTCATCTACTTCCTGGGCTTCACGCTCAACACCTTCACGCTCTTGGGGCTGGCGCTGGCGGTGGGCATCGTGGTGGACGACGCCATCATGGTGCTGGAGAACATCTACCGGCACGCGGAGATGGGCAAGGAGCGCACCCGCGCGGCGCGCGAGGGCACCGCCGAGATCACCTTCGCGGCGCTGGCGGCCACGCTGGCGGTGGTGGCCATCTTCATCCCCGTCGTCTTCATGCAGGGGGTCATCGGCCGGTTCTTCCTCCAGTTCGGCGTCACCCTGTGCGTGGCGGTGCTGCTCTCCTATGTCGAGGCCATCACCCTGGCGCCCGCGCGGTGCGCGCAGCTCCTGAAAACCTCCCGCGAGCACCGCGGGCGGGTCGGGCAATGGGTGGACCGCGGCTTCGCGAAGCTCGAGGGGCTGTATGCGCGCGTGCTGGACCGGGTCCTGGCGCGGCCCCTCTGGGTGCTGGGCGGGGCGGTGGTGCTGCTGGGCGCCTCCGCGTTCGTCTTCCAGGCGCTGCCCAGCGAGTTCGTCCCCTCGCAGGACCAGAGCCGCCTGACGGTGCGCCTGCAGACGGCGGTGGGCAGCAGCCTCGACGAGACGGACCGGCTGTTCCAGCAGGCGGAGGCGGTGGTCAACCGGCGGCCGGAGGTCGTCCGCGTCTTCTCGACGGTGGGCGGCATGGGCGGCTCGGGGGTGAACTCGGGCCAGCTCATGTTGACGCTGCTGCCGCCCGATCAGCGCATGTCCCAGGCCGAGTTCCAGCAGGTGCTGCGCAAGGAGCTCAACGCCATCCCGGGCCTGCGCGCCGTGGTGCAGGACTTGTCCCAGAGCGGCTTCACCGCGCAGCGCGGCTTCCCGGTGGAGTTCAGCGTGCGCGGCTCGGACTGGGAGCAGCTCGTGGTGGCCAGCGGGCAGATGCGCGAGACGCTCCAGGCCAGCGGCAAGGTGGTGGACGTGGACACGGACTACCAGCTCGGCATGCCAGAGCTGCGCCTCATCCCGGACCGGGCCCGCGCCGCCGACATGGGCATCTCCATCGAGTCGGTGGCCTCCACCATCAACTCCCTGGTGGGCGGGGTGCGCGTGGGCAAGTACAGCACGGGGGGCCGCCGCATCGACGTGCGGCTCCGGCTGCTGGCCGACCAGCGCGCGCGGCCGGAGGACCTGGGCGGGCTCAAGGTGCGCGCCGCCAACGGGGAGCTGGTGCCGCTCTCGGCGCTGGTCCAGCAGGAGGAGCGCCCGGCGCTCCAGGCCATCACCCGGCGGGACCGGGAGCGCGCCATCAGCATCTTCGCCAACGTGGCCCCGTCCTCGAACCAGGAGGAGGCGCTCGCGCTGGTGGAGCAGGCCGCCAAGCAGCTGCCTACGGGCACCCGGGCGGTGCTGGGCGGCGCGAGCGTGGCCTTCCGCGAGTCCATGGGCAGCCTGCTCTTCGCGCTCTTCCTGGGGATCGGCGTGGCGTACATGGTGCTCGCCTCGCAGTTCAACTCGTTCCTCCACCCGGTGACGGTGCTCACCATCCTCCCGCTGTCGGTGGCCGGGGCCGCCTTCGCGCTGGGCCTGGCCGGCATGACGCTGAACATCTTCAGCATGATCGGCCTGCTCCTGCTGATGGGCATCGTGAAGAAGAACTCCATCATCCTCATGGACTACGCGCTCCAGCAGCGCGAGGAGGGCGCGGACGCGCGGGAGGCCATGCGGCGCGCGGGCCCGGTGCGCCTGCGGCCCATCCTCATGACGTCGCTGGCCACGATGATGGCGGCCATCCCCGCGGCGCTGGCGCTGGGCGCGGGCAGCGAGACGCGGGCCCCCATGTCCATCGCCGTGCTCGGCGGCCTGTCCGTGTCCACCGTGCTCAGCCTGCTGGTGGTGCCCGCCTTCTACGTGGTGGCGGACCAGCTCAAGAGTCGGCTCGGCCGGCGCACAGGCCAGGACGAGCAGCCGCCCCACGAGCCCCCGGTCCGGCCGGTGCAGCCCTCGCCCTGA